TGTAGGTCATCTGGCAGGGGTCTTCCATGTGGAGGACCACATCCGGCTCATCGGCGGGTGAGGCGGAATACCAGGTGTTGAAATCGAGAAAGCGGCCGTCGGGGGCCGGCGCTCCCCTTCCGTCATCCGACCATATCAGGGTTCTCACCGTGGGCATACTGTCGAGGACATCCTTGACGAGGTGATAGAGCTCGTCCTCGACGATGAACACGGTGCTTTCGGAGTGATTGATGCAGAAGGCGATGTCCTCCCCCCGCAGGAGATAGTTGATCGCCAGGTATACGGCGCCGGCCTTGCAGCAACCGAGCCAGGTGAGGACGTGATGACGGGTGTTGTGGGCGAGGATGGCGACACGGTCGTATTTCCGGACCCCCAGGTTGATAAGGGCGTTGGCGACGCGGTTGCATTCGTCCTCAAGCTGCCGGTAGGTCAACGCGGTCTTCCCGTGGATGAGGGCTGTTCTGTCCGGGAAGTGGTAACGCGACCGTCTGATGATGTCGGCGATGACCCAGCGGTTCACCCGGTTGTATCGGGTCCTCAGAAATTCGATACTTTCCTTGCTGATCTCATTGAAACAGGTGCGTTCAGTTTCCGTCAAGGGATCCATGGTTTGTCTCCTCGCTTTGTATCGGTGATGCCCGTCTCCCTGAAACAAAAGGAACCGGCACCATGGCCGATGTGATGGCGGCTGGCTGCCCCCGCCTTCTCCCTCGACTTTTTTGAACGATTAGATGCTCCGGGACTGCCACAGGATGGGCCGCATTCACAGTGGTGATCATCCCCCTCCCCTTGGAATGCGGAACGATGCGGATACTCCCTGCCCGGTGAGAACGGGATCTTCGGAAAAGAACCGGCTCTTTTTCGCTTCCGCCCTATAACATCGAACCCGCCCGAAGGGAAGAACAAATTTAGGCTTACCTCCGAAAAAAAACAATACAACCCCTGAAATCTCGAAACCTGGACCCCTCGAAACCTTGAAACCTTGAAACCTTGATTCCTCGGCCCCTTTTCCGCAACCGAACGGGAGAAGAACCAGAATTTAATCCCCTGTCAATTGATTGATTAATACGTGCCATGAAGGTATAAGAAGGCCATTATAACGGTAAGGAGATGTGAAGCGATTTGATGAAACAGAAGATTCTCTTTATGGGTACACCGGAATTCGCCGTTCCGTCCCTCGATGTGCTGGTTCGGAACGGATACCCCGTGATCGGTGTTGTTACCCAGCCCGACCGGCCCCGGGGACGGGGACGGAAAACGATCGCATCCCCGGTCAAGGAATATTCCCTCAGGGCGGGACTGCCGCTCTTTCAGCCCGAGCGGGTGAGAGAGGAGGAATTTCTGCGGGTCTTCAGGGACCTGTCTCCCGACATGATCGCCCTGGCAGCCTTCGGGCAGATACTTCCGAAGGAGATCATTAAAATGCCCCCCCGGGGGTGTCTCAACGTTCACCCCTCTTTGCTTCCCCGGTACCGCGGGCCGGCCCCGATCAACTGGACGCTCATAAACGGAGAAGAGAGAACAGGGGTGACGATCATGGTCATGGATGAAGGGGTCGATACGGGGGATATTCTTCTTCAGGAAGAGACATCCGTTCGTTCCGATGAAACCTATGATGAGCTGCACGACCGGCTTGCAATCCTGGGTGCGGAACTGCTCCTTCGCGCCGTGCAGGAAACGGAGGCCGGCACGGCCAGGAGAAGACCGCAGGATCATTCCCGGGCGACCTATTTCCCGCTGCTGAAAAAGGACACGGGTCACATCGACTGGACGAAACCGTCCCGTGATATCGTCAACCTCGTTCGGGGGCTTTCGTCGACGCCCGGGGCCTATTCATTCCTGCGGGACAAGAAGCTCAAGATATATCGGGCCTGTTCCGGCCCCCTTTCATCGGGTGAGAAGGCGCCGGGAAGGATCGGGCGGCTCCTGGAATCGGGACTCCAGGTAACGGCCGGGGACGGCCACGTGTACCTCGAGGAGGTCCAGCTCGAAGGCAGGAATCGAATGTCAGTCGAATCCTTTCTCAGAGGATTCAGGCTTTCCGATGATGATGTTCTTGAATGAGGCGCATCGGGGATCATAACTGGCGGTTCCATCGGGGAAATGCCGCCCGGCCGTACTCACAAACCGCGTGAGAACAGGAGTTGACATGATGGACAGTAAAACTGTGCGGAGGACAATTGAAGAGCTTCTTGCACGCCAGCGTTTCGGTGTGCTCGCGACCCAGAGCGACGGCAATCCCTTCACGAGTCTGGTGTCTTTCGCCGTGACCGGAGACCTGCGCAGGATCATCTTCATGACGTCCCGGGGAACGGCTAAATATGCGAACATGATGAGGAGCGAGCGGGTATCCATGTTGATCGACAGCCGGTCAAACCGTGAATCGGATATTCGTGACGCCGTAGCCGTTACCGTGACGGGAAAGGCCCGTGAAGTTGATAAAGATGACCAGGAATATTTAAAAGAAATATACTTGAATAAGCATCCCTACTTGAAAGGATTCGCCCAGTCACCGGCTACCGCCCTTATCTGCATAGACGTAAAAAGCTATGTCCTTGTCGCCCGGTTTCAGGAAGTGGAGACGCTTGACATGGCCGAAGGCTGAGTGCCGTCGGCAGCCTCATCGGTGAAGCGCTCAGGCGGTGTCGCGGATCGCCATGTAAGTGAGGAATGGTTTTTACGGGGTTTCTCCGACCATCAGCATGCCGTATTTCTGAATGATCAGATATATGCCGTGGTCGAAGATTCTGATCGTGCTGGTTATGGTCCCGATCTGCTGTTCGTCGTCGAGGCCTTTCAGGAAGGGTTGCTGAAAGGCGGCGTACAGCCACAGATGCCGCCTCATCATGATCAGGGCGTAGACACATTCATGCAGGGGCACACCCTGGCCGAAGCTCTTTTCGGCGTAATTCGAAAAAAAATCCCGGACCTCTCGATAGGGCTTCTCGCTGAAATAGATACGTCGTATGTTCTTGTAAAAATCAACCGCTTCCGAGATGAGCTCATCATCGGGAATTCCATGGTAGGATGACGTTCGAGGGTTCGTTTTGACCGCTTTGCACCATTGACCGGCGATGTCCTCCGAGTGGTGCCGCGTGATATTGACGAGCTTGTCAAGAAATGGTCTCATGGATCACTCCCCTGCGATCGGCCGTTGTCCGGCACCCTGTTACAACAGTCCCGATGTGTCCTGTCCCTTGAAAAGGAGAAAAGCGTCGTCGGCATTGACGAATTCGAGAGAATGACCCGGGCAGCCGTTTCGCGTACATACCTTGATGATGCCGCCGGAGGTGAGGTTGAGACTGATCATGGGAGCGCCACATTCGCATTCCTCATGGTGGGGAAACGGCTCATGACAATGGGGACATGAGAATTCCGCAATGGAGCCCTCG
The genomic region above belongs to Deltaproteobacteria bacterium and contains:
- a CDS encoding pyridoxamine 5'-phosphate oxidase family protein, whose protein sequence is MMDSKTVRRTIEELLARQRFGVLATQSDGNPFTSLVSFAVTGDLRRIIFMTSRGTAKYANMMRSERVSMLIDSRSNRESDIRDAVAVTVTGKAREVDKDDQEYLKEIYLNKHPYLKGFAQSPATALICIDVKSYVLVARFQEVETLDMAEG
- a CDS encoding methionyl-tRNA formyltransferase; amino-acid sequence: MMKQKILFMGTPEFAVPSLDVLVRNGYPVIGVVTQPDRPRGRGRKTIASPVKEYSLRAGLPLFQPERVREEEFLRVFRDLSPDMIALAAFGQILPKEIIKMPPRGCLNVHPSLLPRYRGPAPINWTLINGEERTGVTIMVMDEGVDTGDILLQEETSVRSDETYDELHDRLAILGAELLLRAVQETEAGTARRRPQDHSRATYFPLLKKDTGHIDWTKPSRDIVNLVRGLSSTPGAYSFLRDKKLKIYRACSGPLSSGEKAPGRIGRLLESGLQVTAGDGHVYLEEVQLEGRNRMSVESFLRGFRLSDDDVLE